The Gemmatimonas sp. UBA7669 genome has a segment encoding these proteins:
- a CDS encoding biopolymer transporter ExbD translates to MRRGRRGERMGVNAEINVVSLIDVMMLLMIIFMITAPMMQGGVDIQLPQAQVAPLEPKNGLVVTVDRAGRIFVDKTALTFEEFEGSIKALSERKGGGGVFVSADARADYGQVVRVLAAMRERGITDIGLVAEPEERR, encoded by the coding sequence ATGCGACGCGGCCGCCGCGGTGAGCGCATGGGCGTCAATGCCGAGATCAACGTGGTCTCGCTGATTGACGTCATGATGCTGCTCATGATCATCTTCATGATCACGGCGCCCATGATGCAGGGTGGCGTGGACATTCAGCTGCCGCAGGCGCAGGTGGCGCCGCTCGAGCCCAAGAATGGTCTCGTGGTCACGGTCGATCGCGCCGGACGCATCTTTGTCGACAAGACCGCGCTCACTTTCGAGGAATTTGAGGGCAGCATCAAGGCGCTGTCCGAGCGCAAGGGCGGCGGCGGTGTGTTCGTGAGCGCCGACGCGCGCGCCGACTATGGCCAGGTGGTGCGCGTGCTGGCGGCCATGCGTGAGCGTGGTATCACCGACATCGGCCTCGTGGCCGAGCCGGAGGAGCGCCGCTAA
- a CDS encoding MotA/TolQ/ExbB proton channel family protein, whose protein sequence is MSALLMLQLSTQGGEAASRSIVGLIITSDPVTKAVLLLLAVLSLLSWTIMFAKWRAFSTAEKNGETFVREFERARGIDDAMLLAQRSKPSAFTAVFSRAVQFLGDTKPALAATTDRTARLSGSQVEALRLVLDSQSGKEREELGRFIPWLATVGSVSPLIGLFGTVLGVIEAFEGIATKGSGNIGAVAPGIATALIATAAALAVAIPAAFAYNVYAARLNRFDNELEGFGSELIALMVREGRI, encoded by the coding sequence TTGAGCGCGCTCCTCATGTTGCAGCTCTCCACGCAGGGCGGTGAGGCAGCCTCACGGTCCATTGTTGGGCTCATCATCACCAGTGACCCGGTCACCAAGGCCGTGTTGTTGCTGCTGGCTGTGCTGTCGCTGCTGTCGTGGACCATCATGTTCGCCAAGTGGCGGGCCTTCAGCACGGCCGAGAAGAACGGCGAGACGTTTGTGCGGGAGTTTGAGCGCGCGCGTGGCATCGATGACGCCATGTTGCTCGCGCAGCGCTCCAAGCCCAGCGCCTTCACCGCTGTATTCTCGCGAGCCGTGCAATTCCTTGGCGATACCAAGCCGGCGCTGGCCGCCACCACTGACCGCACCGCGCGCCTCAGCGGTTCGCAGGTGGAAGCGTTGCGGCTCGTGCTCGATTCGCAGTCGGGCAAGGAGCGCGAGGAACTCGGGCGCTTCATTCCCTGGCTGGCCACGGTGGGCAGTGTCAGTCCGCTCATCGGTCTCTTCGGTACCGTGCTTGGTGTCATCGAAGCCTTCGAGGGCATCGCCACCAAGGGATCGGGCAACATTGGCGCGGTGGCGCCCGGTATTGCGACGGCGCTCATCGCCACGGCGGCAGCGCTGGCCGTGGCCATTCCGGCGGCCTTTGCGTACAACGTGTACGCGGCGCGGCTCAATCGCTTCGACAACGAACTCGAGGGCTTTGGCTCCGAGCTCATCGCGCTGATGGTGCGCGAGGGACGCATTTAA
- a CDS encoding NAD-dependent epimerase/dehydratase family protein, which produces MANTVLVTGGAGFIGSHVADRFLAEGWQVTILDDLSSGREENIPSAARFVRGDITTPEAAALVRDGKFDVLCHLAAQIDVRRSVLDPVYDATRNILGTLNLMEAVKAGGHATRTIFSSTGGALYGDFDPPPSAETLAKDPEAPYGIAKLSVEYYLAYYGRVHGLDTVALRYGNVYGPRQDPHGEAGVVAIFCNRLLDGRALTVFGDGTQTRDYVYAGDVAGANFAAATRTLPPRGRLDARAFNIGTGIETSVNTLAETLRQVSGATAPIDYAPARAGELARSALNTAKAREVLGWQPTVSLQEGLQRTYQFFAARRAKASA; this is translated from the coding sequence ATGGCGAACACGGTTCTGGTGACGGGCGGCGCCGGTTTTATCGGCTCGCACGTGGCGGACAGATTCCTGGCGGAAGGCTGGCAGGTCACCATTCTCGACGACCTGTCGAGCGGACGGGAGGAGAACATTCCGTCGGCGGCGCGCTTTGTGCGCGGCGACATCACGACGCCCGAAGCGGCGGCGCTGGTGCGTGACGGCAAGTTCGACGTGCTCTGTCATCTGGCCGCGCAAATCGATGTGCGCCGCAGCGTGCTCGACCCGGTCTACGACGCCACGCGCAATATTCTTGGCACGCTCAATCTCATGGAGGCCGTGAAGGCCGGCGGCCACGCGACGCGCACGATTTTTTCGTCCACTGGTGGCGCGCTGTACGGCGACTTCGATCCGCCTCCGAGTGCGGAGACGCTCGCCAAGGATCCCGAGGCGCCCTACGGCATCGCCAAGCTGTCGGTGGAGTACTACCTCGCCTACTACGGGCGTGTGCATGGTCTCGACACCGTGGCGTTGCGCTATGGCAACGTGTACGGACCGCGGCAGGATCCGCACGGCGAGGCGGGTGTGGTGGCCATCTTCTGCAACCGGCTGCTCGACGGACGCGCACTCACCGTCTTCGGTGATGGCACTCAAACACGCGATTACGTGTATGCGGGCGATGTGGCCGGTGCAAACTTCGCGGCCGCCACGCGCACGCTCCCGCCACGCGGGCGCCTCGATGCGCGCGCGTTCAACATCGGCACGGGAATCGAGACCTCAGTGAACACGCTGGCAGAAACGTTGCGGCAGGTGTCGGGGGCCACCGCACCCATCGACTACGCGCCCGCACGCGCGGGCGAACTGGCGCGCTCGGCACTCAACACGGCCAAGGCGCGTGAGGTGTTGGGCTGGCAGCCCACGGTGTCGCTCCAGGAAGGACTGCAGCGCACCTATCAGTTCTTTGCCGCGCGGCGCGCGAAGGCGTCGGCGTGA
- a CDS encoding LysM peptidoglycan-binding domain-containing protein, producing the protein MRAVRRAQSTSVVPSRQAAALLYRLLMAVVATAALLIVWRPRVVHAQGAQSVEAQASDSAAAPSSAQAQATRQPPATTTHVVKPGETLWSLAARYYGDGHQWQELARRNGIAATDGAPLRVGQRLTVPARRVASGSKAAAAAAAPADSTVPRVALAKAGEGTLPTPPAAARSAAPAGRGSLAAQTAGKSNAAGTAGSRPTAQAAAPKPAQSSAQSQAQADTSRANLTPQVGTMLGERSLKRIGLVDQSTQAASRKPAEGETIFHLDMPDAAEAERRTRAALRPNVPVLRQAEFEAAPYLATESLVRSTGRIVARRGASAEADQTYPQRALKTDEVEVRPPTGTTWAVGQRLVAFTTQTLSGANKGRQVVVPTGVLEVRKAEGGSVAIAEVLRQSGRVEQGQQLVAAAGEAAPRVQAQKLASPDVNTSVLWLDPNELLPTLSSYLVLGAGADKGLKPGDEVALYAAVAGAQESVMATARIVRVDASSSTAVIVSQQGREIAVGMSARRFAKAPE; encoded by the coding sequence ATGCGCGCTGTCCGTCGAGCGCAGTCCACGTCGGTCGTGCCCTCGCGGCAGGCTGCCGCGCTGCTTTATCGCCTGTTGATGGCTGTGGTGGCCACCGCGGCGCTGCTCATCGTATGGCGACCGCGCGTGGTGCACGCGCAGGGCGCGCAGTCGGTGGAGGCACAGGCCTCCGACTCCGCCGCCGCACCGTCGTCGGCACAGGCGCAAGCCACACGTCAGCCGCCCGCCACCACCACCCACGTGGTCAAGCCGGGCGAAACGCTGTGGAGCCTGGCGGCCCGCTATTACGGCGATGGGCATCAGTGGCAGGAGCTGGCGCGTCGCAATGGCATTGCCGCCACCGATGGGGCGCCACTCCGCGTGGGTCAGCGTCTTACCGTGCCGGCGCGTCGTGTGGCCAGTGGCAGCAAGGCTGCCGCCGCCGCGGCGGCCCCGGCCGACAGCACCGTGCCGCGCGTGGCGCTGGCCAAGGCGGGCGAGGGCACGCTGCCCACGCCGCCGGCAGCGGCCCGCTCGGCGGCTCCTGCGGGTCGGGGGTCACTGGCTGCGCAGACCGCAGGCAAGTCCAACGCCGCCGGCACGGCCGGCTCCAGACCGACTGCACAGGCCGCGGCTCCCAAGCCCGCGCAGTCGTCCGCGCAGTCCCAGGCGCAGGCTGACACTTCTCGTGCCAACCTCACGCCGCAGGTCGGCACCATGCTGGGTGAGCGCAGTCTCAAGCGCATCGGGCTGGTGGACCAGTCCACTCAGGCGGCGTCGCGCAAGCCGGCGGAGGGCGAGACGATCTTCCATCTCGACATGCCCGATGCGGCCGAGGCGGAGCGTCGCACCCGGGCTGCCCTGCGTCCCAATGTGCCGGTGCTGCGTCAGGCGGAGTTTGAGGCCGCGCCCTATCTGGCCACCGAATCCCTCGTCAGGAGCACTGGGCGTATCGTGGCTCGGCGTGGAGCGTCGGCCGAGGCCGACCAGACCTATCCGCAGCGCGCTCTCAAGACCGACGAAGTGGAGGTCCGGCCGCCGACCGGGACCACCTGGGCCGTGGGCCAGCGCCTGGTGGCCTTCACCACCCAAACGCTGAGTGGCGCCAACAAGGGGCGGCAGGTGGTGGTGCCCACTGGCGTCCTGGAGGTACGCAAGGCGGAGGGTGGCTCGGTGGCCATCGCCGAAGTGCTGCGTCAGTCGGGTCGCGTCGAACAGGGCCAGCAGCTCGTGGCCGCGGCCGGTGAGGCCGCGCCGCGTGTCCAGGCGCAGAAGCTGGCGTCGCCCGATGTGAATACCTCGGTGCTCTGGCTCGACCCCAACGAACTGCTGCCCACGCTCTCCAGCTACCTGGTGCTGGGCGCCGGCGCCGACAAGGGGCTCAAGCCAGGCGACGAGGTGGCGCTCTACGCCGCCGTGGCCGGCGCGCAGGAAAGTGTGATGGCCACCGCGCGCATTGTCCGGGTGGACGCCTCGTCCAGCACGGCCGTGATCGTCAGCCAGCAGGGCCGCGAGATTGCCGTGGGCATGAGCGCCCGCCGTTTCGCCAAGGCGCCCGAGTAA
- a CDS encoding single-stranded DNA-binding protein has product MSRSLNKAILIGNVGGDPEVRTVGTGGRVATFSLATGRTWNDANGNKQEKTEWHRCVVWNSARGSGLADVVEKYVRKGEKVYVEGEIEYRQWQDKDGQTRYTTEIKVKELMLLGGRAGGGGGGDEMDSAPRRSPAPASRPKAAAAPAAGGDDFNDFPGALEDEDDDLPF; this is encoded by the coding sequence GTGAGCCGCAGTCTGAACAAGGCCATCCTGATCGGCAACGTGGGGGGCGACCCCGAAGTGCGCACTGTGGGGACGGGAGGCCGAGTGGCCACGTTCTCGCTGGCCACGGGTCGCACCTGGAACGATGCCAACGGCAACAAGCAGGAGAAGACCGAGTGGCACCGCTGCGTGGTGTGGAACAGCGCGCGTGGCAGCGGTCTCGCCGACGTCGTCGAGAAGTACGTGCGCAAGGGCGAGAAGGTCTATGTGGAGGGCGAGATCGAGTACCGTCAGTGGCAGGACAAGGACGGTCAGACCCGCTACACCACCGAGATCAAGGTCAAGGAGCTCATGCTGCTTGGTGGCCGCGCGGGTGGCGGTGGAGGTGGCGACGAAATGGACAGCGCGCCGCGTCGTTCGCCCGCGCCGGCCTCGCGTCCCAAGGCTGCGGCGGCTCCGGCGGCCGGTGGGGATGACTTCAATGACTTCCCCGGCGCGCTGGAAGACGAAGACGACGATCTCCCGTTCTGA
- the rimI gene encoding ribosomal protein S18-alanine N-acetyltransferase: MGTVRAAASGPGITIRAMQVGDLSAVAAIEAASFSDAWPRSAFAELMPRGYARLRVAVAANGEVCGYCVLLLAGGEGEIANIATHPAWRGLGVGRALLREALAAADEALAEAIFLEVRESNAAARALYAAQGFVQVGRRKQYYQQPAEDALVMRRARGASAPSSRAADDHATPSPSSS; the protein is encoded by the coding sequence ATGGGCACGGTGCGCGCGGCTGCATCCGGACCCGGCATCACCATCCGGGCCATGCAGGTAGGGGACCTGTCGGCTGTGGCTGCCATCGAGGCGGCGTCGTTCAGCGATGCCTGGCCGCGCAGCGCCTTTGCCGAGCTGATGCCGCGAGGCTATGCCCGACTGCGCGTAGCGGTGGCCGCCAATGGCGAGGTGTGCGGATACTGCGTGCTGCTGCTGGCCGGGGGCGAGGGCGAGATCGCGAACATTGCCACGCACCCCGCCTGGCGTGGCCTCGGGGTGGGGCGGGCGTTGCTGCGGGAAGCGCTCGCGGCGGCCGATGAGGCCCTGGCCGAGGCTATATTTCTGGAGGTACGCGAGTCGAATGCAGCCGCGCGCGCGCTCTATGCGGCGCAGGGCTTCGTGCAGGTCGGCCGTCGTAAACAGTACTACCAACAACCGGCCGAAGACGCGCTCGTGATGCGGCGCGCACGGGGGGCCTCGGCGCCTTCCTCGCGTGCTGCGGACGACCACGCCACCCCGTCACCGTCTTCAAGCTGA
- the tsaB gene encoding tRNA (adenosine(37)-N6)-threonylcarbamoyltransferase complex dimerization subunit type 1 TsaB, with product MTALNDSQPILVVEAATAQGSVALLTAAHAPRVRRVSMGVGREDQLFPAIQELLTEAELSPGALGAVVCGAGPGSFTSLRIAASLAKGLAHGAGCALFAVPSLLLAAAALPSDLPAGRYLLHADALRGERYVQAALIHTGGRVEADGSLSRISTESFAAGTSAADRVVVGPEVPALPSRAAVWPDAARCLQVAGAWREVPVSLNDWEPEYGRLAEAQVKWEAAHGVSLPG from the coding sequence GTGACCGCGCTCAACGATTCGCAGCCCATTCTGGTGGTCGAAGCCGCCACCGCGCAGGGCTCGGTGGCCCTGCTGACGGCCGCGCATGCACCGCGGGTGCGGCGCGTAAGCATGGGTGTGGGCCGGGAGGATCAGTTGTTTCCGGCCATTCAGGAGTTGCTGACCGAGGCCGAGCTGTCGCCCGGCGCACTCGGCGCCGTGGTCTGCGGCGCAGGGCCGGGGTCGTTCACCTCGCTGCGCATAGCGGCCTCGCTGGCCAAGGGGCTGGCCCATGGGGCGGGATGCGCGCTCTTTGCCGTGCCGTCGCTGCTGTTGGCCGCCGCGGCGCTGCCGTCTGACCTGCCGGCCGGCCGCTACCTGCTGCATGCCGACGCGCTGCGCGGTGAGCGCTATGTGCAGGCGGCTCTGATTCATACAGGCGGGCGGGTCGAAGCCGACGGATCGCTGTCGCGAATATCGACCGAGTCCTTTGCCGCCGGTACCTCGGCTGCAGATCGTGTCGTGGTGGGCCCCGAAGTGCCGGCGCTGCCATCGAGGGCCGCGGTATGGCCCGATGCCGCACGCTGCCTGCAGGTGGCTGGTGCGTGGCGCGAGGTGCCCGTGTCGCTCAACGACTGGGAGCCGGAGTACGGTCGTCTGGCTGAAGCGCAGGTCAAGTGGGAGGCGGCACACGGCGTGTCCCTTCCGGGCTGA
- a CDS encoding HD-GYP domain-containing protein: MSRLTPSTSLPSVAMARGDVRLAEVIGALTYALDLTEGQRPGHTLRTTLIAMRLADDLGLDGDTRGALYYAALLKDSGCSSNAARMAALFGSDDQDLKRSMRLVDWHDKFRLAMRTAKNCGVGLNPFSRIRHFLAVARTPSFTREIIQTRCERGAQIAQVLGFPKATSDAILYVDEHWCGVGHPFGIAGDEIPLLSRILLLAQTVEAYWSENGVRAALDMAKARRGTWFEPRLVDLLRQWHNDKAWWARLADFDTLDQSVVAMEPSSTPLVATDERLDRISHAFAAVIDAKTPFTARHSTNVARYAVGIVSAMGVDLADTRQVLRAGLLHDIGKLGVSNRILDKPDKLTDEEFATIRKHPQWTKDILDHVSAFRHFAPDAARHHERLDGRGYPWRIEGEQLSYTARVLAVADVYEALSATRPYRAGLPVQTVVDIMARDRGTAFDPQIFDAAVALAESGTFAELSQVTEAGFEALQALVPHPHLPLHSPEAERRAAAA, translated from the coding sequence GTGTCCCGTCTCACTCCATCGACATCCCTGCCGTCGGTCGCCATGGCCCGCGGCGACGTGCGCCTCGCCGAAGTCATCGGCGCGCTCACGTATGCGCTCGATCTGACGGAAGGCCAGCGCCCCGGGCACACGCTGCGCACCACGCTCATCGCCATGCGACTGGCTGATGATCTGGGGCTGGACGGCGACACGCGAGGCGCGCTGTATTACGCGGCCCTGCTCAAGGACTCGGGGTGCAGCAGCAATGCGGCGCGCATGGCCGCACTCTTCGGCAGTGACGATCAGGATCTCAAGCGCAGCATGCGCCTCGTGGACTGGCACGACAAGTTCCGTCTGGCCATGCGTACGGCGAAGAATTGCGGCGTGGGTCTCAACCCGTTCTCACGCATCCGGCACTTCCTCGCCGTGGCGCGCACCCCGTCGTTTACGCGCGAAATCATTCAGACGCGCTGCGAGCGCGGTGCGCAGATCGCGCAGGTGCTCGGCTTTCCCAAGGCCACCAGCGACGCCATTCTCTACGTGGACGAGCACTGGTGCGGCGTGGGGCATCCGTTTGGTATTGCCGGCGACGAGATTCCGCTGCTGTCGCGCATTCTGTTGCTGGCGCAAACGGTCGAAGCGTATTGGAGCGAAAACGGCGTACGTGCGGCGCTCGACATGGCCAAGGCGCGTCGCGGCACCTGGTTCGAGCCGCGATTGGTGGACCTGCTGCGCCAGTGGCACAATGACAAGGCGTGGTGGGCGCGGCTCGCTGATTTTGACACGCTGGACCAGTCAGTTGTGGCGATGGAGCCGAGCAGCACGCCGCTCGTGGCGACCGACGAGCGCCTCGATCGCATCAGTCATGCCTTCGCCGCCGTTATCGATGCCAAGACCCCCTTCACCGCTCGGCACTCCACCAATGTCGCGCGCTATGCGGTGGGTATTGTCTCGGCCATGGGCGTAGATCTCGCTGATACGCGGCAGGTGCTGCGCGCGGGCCTGTTGCATGACATCGGCAAGCTGGGCGTGTCCAATCGCATTCTCGACAAACCCGACAAGCTGACCGACGAGGAGTTTGCGACCATTCGCAAGCATCCGCAGTGGACCAAGGACATTCTCGATCACGTGAGTGCCTTCCGGCATTTTGCGCCCGATGCGGCGCGGCACCACGAACGACTCGACGGACGCGGCTATCCCTGGCGCATCGAGGGCGAGCAGCTCTCGTACACGGCGCGTGTACTCGCCGTGGCCGATGTGTATGAGGCGCTGAGCGCGACGCGCCCGTACCGCGCTGGCTTGCCCGTGCAGACCGTGGTGGACATCATGGCCCGCGATCGCGGCACGGCCTTTGATCCGCAGATCTTTGACGCCGCGGTGGCGCTGGCCGAATCGGGCACGTTTGCCGAGCTCTCGCAGGTGACCGAGGCGGGATTCGAAGCGCTGCAGGCTCTGGTGCCACATCCGCACCTGCCGCTGCACTCGCCCGAGGCAGAGCGTCGCGCGGCGGCAGCCTAG
- the tsaE gene encoding tRNA (adenosine(37)-N6)-threonylcarbamoyltransferase complex ATPase subunit type 1 TsaE, translated as MDDKASPFAHLLGRGAPRAPDLETLEAWGRAVGAALPRPAIITLEGDLGAGKTTLARAICAGIGVENLAAVTSPTFSLVQHYEAPNGPVVHVDLYRLRSEAELEQLGWDELVATSPVLLVEWPDRAAGTLPPDVIALTLTHDVEHPDRRVLRIRAALEPLRS; from the coding sequence GTGGACGATAAGGCCTCGCCGTTTGCCCATCTGTTGGGACGCGGCGCGCCGCGCGCGCCGGATCTCGAAACGCTCGAAGCCTGGGGGCGCGCGGTCGGGGCCGCGCTCCCCCGTCCCGCCATTATCACCCTCGAAGGCGACCTGGGGGCAGGCAAGACAACACTCGCGCGGGCAATCTGCGCGGGCATCGGCGTCGAGAATCTGGCGGCCGTGACCAGCCCCACGTTTTCGCTCGTGCAGCACTACGAGGCCCCCAACGGGCCCGTGGTGCACGTCGACCTGTACCGACTGCGCAGCGAGGCCGAGCTGGAGCAGCTTGGCTGGGACGAACTCGTGGCCACCAGTCCGGTATTGCTGGTGGAGTGGCCCGATCGCGCCGCGGGCACGCTGCCGCCGGATGTCATCGCGCTGACACTCACGCACGATGTCGAACATCCGGACCGGCGGGTCCTGCGTATACGTGCTGCGCTGGAGCCGCTGCGTTCTTGA
- the uvrB gene encoding excinuclease ABC subunit UvrB has translation MSSPFRLETPFPPAGDQPRAIAELTAGLTRGDRYQTLLGVTGSGKTMTMANVIANYGRPTLVLSHNKTLAAQLYGELKSFFPTNAVEYFISYYDYYQPEAYVPSSDTYIEKDASINEDIDRLRLRATSSLMERDDVIIVATVSAIYGLGDPVSYRERMVSIAHGQQVARDDILRELVGIQYLRNDVAFDRGTFRVRGDTVEIFPAYEEQAVRIELWGDEVERISKIDPVTGGTIATLERMAIYPAKHFITNRPTIEKAVKAIRDELGGRLAELNMQGKLLEAQRLEQRTNFDIEMLLEIGTCAGIENYSRHISGREPGERPACLFDYFPPGEFLVVVDESHVTLPQVRAMYNGDRARKLTLVDYGFRLPSALDNRPLVFEEFMELVPRLVNVSATPGELELQLSEGVVVEQVIRPTGLLDPVVEIRPVKGQVDDLLHEIRLRERKGERVLVTTLTKRMSEDLTDYLQQMGVRVRYMHSDIDAIERMEIIRGLRLGEFDVLVGINLLREGLDMPEVSLVAILDADQEGFLRSDRSLIQTIGRAARNLNGTAVLYADRITGSMQRALDETARRRTMQHEHNLAHGIVPRGVTKSVDEVRFITRVADAREEREGVAPAPKKLGGESVARSREELEQLVGELEVAMREAAKALDFEAAARLRDQLFEVRTALGQAPAQARGNAVAPKRPPGSAPRRGGAGGRRGGR, from the coding sequence ATGTCGAGCCCTTTCCGTCTGGAGACTCCGTTTCCGCCCGCCGGTGACCAGCCGCGGGCCATTGCCGAACTCACCGCCGGCCTCACCCGCGGCGATCGCTATCAGACGCTGCTTGGCGTCACGGGCTCTGGCAAGACGATGACCATGGCCAATGTCATCGCCAACTACGGGCGGCCCACGCTGGTGCTGTCGCACAACAAGACACTCGCGGCACAGCTCTACGGCGAACTCAAGTCCTTCTTTCCCACGAATGCCGTCGAGTACTTCATCTCGTACTACGACTACTATCAGCCCGAAGCCTACGTCCCCTCGAGCGACACCTACATCGAGAAGGACGCCAGCATCAACGAGGACATCGATCGCCTGCGTCTGCGCGCCACGAGTTCGCTCATGGAGCGCGACGACGTCATCATCGTGGCCACGGTGTCGGCCATTTACGGCCTCGGTGATCCGGTCTCGTACCGCGAACGCATGGTGAGCATCGCGCACGGTCAGCAAGTGGCCCGCGACGACATTCTGCGCGAACTGGTGGGCATCCAGTATCTGCGCAACGACGTGGCCTTCGATCGTGGCACGTTCCGCGTGCGCGGTGACACGGTGGAGATTTTTCCGGCCTACGAGGAACAGGCTGTGCGCATCGAGCTCTGGGGCGACGAGGTCGAACGCATCTCGAAAATCGATCCGGTCACCGGCGGTACCATTGCCACGCTCGAACGCATGGCCATCTACCCGGCCAAGCACTTCATCACCAACCGCCCCACCATCGAGAAGGCCGTAAAAGCCATTCGCGATGAGTTGGGTGGGCGGCTGGCCGAGCTCAACATGCAGGGCAAGCTGCTCGAGGCCCAGCGACTCGAACAGCGCACCAACTTCGACATCGAGATGCTGCTCGAAATCGGCACCTGCGCCGGCATCGAGAACTACTCGCGGCACATCAGTGGACGCGAGCCCGGCGAGCGCCCCGCCTGTCTGTTCGACTACTTCCCTCCCGGTGAGTTTCTCGTGGTGGTGGACGAGTCGCACGTCACGCTGCCGCAGGTGCGCGCCATGTACAACGGCGACCGCGCACGCAAACTCACGCTCGTGGACTACGGCTTCCGTCTTCCCAGCGCGCTCGACAACCGGCCGCTGGTCTTCGAGGAGTTCATGGAGCTGGTGCCGCGGCTCGTGAATGTGTCGGCCACGCCCGGCGAGCTCGAACTGCAGCTCAGTGAGGGCGTGGTGGTGGAGCAGGTCATTCGCCCCACGGGCCTGCTCGATCCGGTGGTGGAGATCCGTCCCGTGAAGGGGCAGGTGGACGACCTGCTGCACGAAATCCGTCTGCGCGAGCGCAAGGGCGAGCGGGTGCTCGTTACCACGCTCACCAAGCGCATGTCGGAAGATCTCACCGACTATCTGCAGCAGATGGGCGTGCGCGTGCGCTACATGCACAGCGACATCGACGCCATCGAGCGCATGGAAATCATTCGCGGTCTCAGACTGGGCGAGTTCGACGTGCTGGTGGGCATCAACCTGTTGCGCGAAGGCCTCGATATGCCCGAGGTGTCGCTGGTGGCCATTCTCGATGCCGACCAGGAAGGCTTCCTGCGCAGCGATCGCTCGCTCATCCAGACCATCGGGCGCGCGGCCCGCAACCTCAACGGCACGGCGGTGCTCTACGCCGATCGCATTACGGGCTCCATGCAGCGCGCACTCGACGAAACCGCCCGTCGCCGCACCATGCAGCATGAGCACAACCTTGCGCATGGCATCGTGCCGCGTGGTGTGACCAAGAGTGTCGACGAAGTCCGCTTCATCACGCGGGTGGCCGACGCCCGCGAGGAACGCGAAGGTGTCGCACCGGCCCCCAAGAAGCTGGGCGGCGAGTCGGTGGCGCGGAGTCGCGAGGAGCTCGAGCAATTGGTGGGCGAACTGGAAGTGGCCATGCGCGAGGCGGCCAAGGCCCTGGATTTCGAGGCCGCCGCCCGTTTGCGCGACCAGTTGTTCGAAGTGCGCACGGCCCTGGGGCAGGCACCCGCGCAGGCGCGTGGCAACGCCGTGGCCCCCAAGCGTCCGCCGGGCAGTGCGCCGCGGCGTGGTGGCGCGGGAGGGCGCCGCGGTGGACGATAA